In a single window of the Candidatus Omnitrophota bacterium genome:
- the yidD gene encoding membrane protein insertion efficiency factor YidD, whose product MRRLVIALLNFYQQYISRMLPLSCRYWPTCSEYAKQAVGKYGLLRGGLKAAARLLRCHPLSGKSGFDPLN is encoded by the coding sequence TTGCGAAGACTGGTAATAGCCCTTCTGAATTTTTATCAACAATATATAAGCCGTATGCTGCCTTTATCCTGCCGCTATTGGCCGACCTGCTCGGAATACGCAAAACAGGCTGTGGGCAAATACGGTTTACTACGGGGTGGGTTAAAGGCCGCGGCCAGGTTATTGCGCTGCCATCCTTTATCGGGTAAATCCGGTTTTGATCCGCTTAACTAA
- the dnaA gene encoding chromosomal replication initiator protein DnaA — translation MPDLKTSWEKISGYLKAKVGDTVFQTWVMPLKPKEGRNGTFVLEAPDTFFRDWVEKHYRSLLLEAVENVFKGPVELVLDVAAGAQAKDRTVKHHQEQPKAKMLEPDANLNLNPRYTFDNFILGPSNRHSHAYSKAVAEMPGKNYNPLFIYGGVGLGKTHLMQAICHHLKNAFPNLKICYMPSEKFTNELIDAIQHHSTPAFRQKYRNTDILVLDDIHFIAGKESTQEEFFHTFNSLYDAHKQIIISSDRPPKEIANLQERLVSRFSWGLTTDIQPPDLETRVAILKKKIEREPVTVPDDVIFFIAQLIKTNIRELEGALIRIIAYSLLEEKNITLELAKEVLKDLIKEPKKLTTVDFIQRCVAEECGVTIQDLKLKRRNKMIVLPRQIAMFLSRELTDLSFPEIGVNFGGKDHTTVLHSYNKIKEELKLNAALKTKVDKIIQVIQQ, via the coding sequence ATGCCAGACCTAAAAACAAGCTGGGAGAAGATAAGCGGTTATTTAAAGGCTAAGGTCGGAGATACGGTTTTCCAGACCTGGGTTATGCCTTTGAAGCCGAAAGAAGGCCGGAATGGGACTTTTGTCCTGGAGGCGCCGGATACCTTTTTCCGCGATTGGGTGGAAAAGCACTACCGGTCGTTGCTCCTTGAGGCGGTGGAAAATGTTTTCAAAGGGCCTGTCGAATTAGTTTTAGATGTCGCTGCGGGAGCTCAAGCAAAAGACAGGACAGTCAAGCACCACCAGGAGCAGCCAAAAGCAAAGATGTTGGAACCGGACGCGAACCTGAATTTAAATCCGCGGTATACATTCGACAATTTTATTCTCGGCCCGTCCAACCGCCATTCTCACGCGTATTCAAAAGCGGTCGCCGAAATGCCCGGGAAAAATTACAACCCTTTGTTCATTTACGGCGGGGTGGGGCTGGGGAAAACCCATCTTATGCAGGCCATCTGTCATCACCTTAAAAACGCTTTCCCGAATTTAAAGATATGTTATATGCCTTCGGAAAAATTCACCAATGAATTAATAGACGCTATTCAGCACCATTCCACGCCGGCCTTCCGACAAAAATACCGGAACACCGACATCCTGGTTCTGGACGATATCCATTTCATCGCCGGTAAAGAATCCACGCAAGAAGAATTTTTCCACACCTTTAATTCCTTGTACGACGCGCATAAACAGATCATTATCTCTTCCGACCGGCCGCCAAAGGAAATCGCCAACCTGCAGGAAAGGCTGGTTTCGCGTTTTAGCTGGGGATTGACCACTGATATCCAGCCACCGGACCTGGAAACCCGCGTAGCTATTTTAAAAAAGAAAATTGAGCGCGAACCGGTTACTGTCCCGGATGATGTTATTTTTTTCATCGCCCAACTGATTAAAACCAATATCCGCGAGTTAGAAGGGGCTTTGATCAGGATTATCGCATATTCACTGCTGGAAGAAAAAAACATTACCCTTGAATTGGCCAAAGAAGTGCTTAAAGACTTGATAAAAGAACCCAAAAAACTAACCACAGTGGATTTTATCCAACGCTGTGTGGCTGAAGAGTGCGGGGTAACTATCCAGGACCTGAAATTAAAACGCCGGAATAAAATGATCGTCCTGCCTCGGCAGATTGCAATGTTTTTAAGCAGAGAGCTTACTGATTTGTCTTTTCCGGAAATAGGGGTTAATTTTGGGGGGAAGGATCATACTACTGTTTTACATTCATATAACAAAATAAAAGAGGAATTAAAGCTTAATGCCGCATTAAAAACTAAAGTAGATAAGATTATACAGGTTATCCAACAATAA
- the gyrB gene encoding DNA topoisomerase (ATP-hydrolyzing) subunit B yields the protein MSEPKAAGKMKTYDAGAIQVLEGLEAVRKRPAMYIGDTYTRGLHHMVYEVVDNSVDEALGGHCSKIDVMIRADNSVSIADNGRGIPVDMHRTEKKPAVEVALTVLHAGGKFDHQSYKVSGGLHGVGVSVVNALSEWLEVEVKRDEKIYHQRYERGNTVSKLTVIGKSKNTGTKVTFKPDKEIFKSIDFSYDILATRLRELAFLNKGLEINLKDERQEKETVFKFSGGIVSFVEHLNKNKAPLHNKVVYFEKEKEGIYLEAALQYNDGYSESLYSFANNINTIEGGTHLSGFKSALTRAVNQYAKSKNLLKDDISISGDDTREGLTAVISVKIPNPQYEGQTKTKLGNSEVEGLTASTVFDALTGFFEENPPVANKIVEKVLLASRAREAARKARELTRRKGALDSGGLPGKLADCSEKDPALCELYIVEGDSAGGSAKQGRDRRFQAILPIKGKILNVEKARLDKILSNEEIRTIITALGTGVGEEFDIAKLRYHKLVLMADADVDGSHIRTLLLTLIYRYFPKLLEDGHIYIAQPPLFKIKRGTREEYIPTEQHMNDLLLDLGREDAIFERLKDKQVFTDRQFCELLGLLVELEKLGKNLGKKGVDFAKYLNFRHQKTKKLPIYRVKVDGKDQFVYSDEELAKLVEKEGKEIESDVLELFESPDIEALLLKIEKIGLDITTLLTEAPHQVKEGASTEVAKKAKAVYRVKHEKEQHDFSSLREVLGFIKNNATKGMHIQRYKGLGEMNPIQLWETTMDPEKRTMLKVTLEDAVEADEMFTVLMGDQVEPRRKFIEDNAHLVKNLDI from the coding sequence ATGAGCGAACCAAAAGCAGCGGGTAAGATGAAGACCTATGACGCCGGCGCAATCCAGGTGTTGGAAGGGCTGGAAGCGGTAAGAAAAAGGCCGGCTATGTACATCGGGGATACCTATACCCGCGGGCTGCATCATATGGTTTATGAAGTAGTGGATAACTCGGTCGACGAAGCGCTGGGAGGGCATTGTTCCAAGATCGATGTTATGATCCGCGCCGACAATAGCGTCAGCATCGCGGATAACGGCCGGGGGATCCCGGTGGATATGCATAGAACGGAAAAGAAGCCGGCGGTAGAAGTCGCCCTTACCGTGCTGCACGCCGGCGGTAAATTCGATCACCAGTCGTATAAAGTATCCGGCGGATTGCACGGGGTGGGCGTAAGCGTGGTTAACGCCCTTTCTGAATGGCTGGAGGTGGAGGTAAAACGCGACGAAAAGATATACCATCAGCGCTATGAACGCGGCAATACCGTATCCAAGCTGACGGTTATCGGGAAATCCAAGAATACCGGGACAAAGGTTACTTTTAAGCCGGACAAGGAGATATTCAAGTCCATAGATTTCTCTTACGACATCCTGGCTACCCGTTTGCGCGAGTTGGCCTTTTTGAATAAAGGGCTGGAGATAAATTTAAAAGACGAGCGCCAGGAAAAAGAAACGGTATTTAAATTTTCCGGGGGGATCGTTTCTTTCGTGGAGCACCTTAATAAAAATAAAGCCCCTTTGCACAATAAGGTGGTTTATTTCGAGAAAGAAAAAGAGGGGATCTACCTTGAGGCCGCCCTGCAGTATAACGACGGTTATTCCGAAAGCCTTTATTCCTTTGCCAATAATATCAATACCATCGAGGGAGGAACGCATCTTTCCGGTTTTAAGTCGGCTTTGACCCGGGCGGTCAACCAGTACGCCAAAAGCAAAAACCTTTTAAAAGACGATATCTCTATTTCCGGGGACGATACGCGCGAAGGCCTGACCGCGGTAATATCGGTAAAGATACCCAATCCGCAGTACGAAGGGCAGACTAAGACCAAATTAGGTAATTCCGAAGTAGAAGGCTTGACCGCTTCAACGGTGTTCGACGCCCTTACCGGCTTCTTCGAAGAAAACCCCCCGGTTGCGAATAAAATAGTGGAAAAGGTCCTTTTGGCTTCCCGCGCCCGCGAGGCCGCGCGCAAGGCCAGGGAATTGACGCGCAGAAAGGGAGCACTGGATTCCGGGGGCTTACCGGGGAAACTGGCGGATTGCTCGGAAAAAGACCCGGCTTTGTGCGAGCTTTATATTGTGGAAGGCGACTCAGCCGGCGGATCCGCCAAGCAGGGGCGCGACCGCAGATTCCAGGCGATCCTGCCGATCAAAGGTAAAATATTAAACGTGGAAAAAGCCCGGCTGGACAAAATTCTGTCAAACGAAGAGATCCGAACGATCATTACCGCGCTGGGGACCGGGGTAGGCGAGGAATTTGATATCGCTAAACTGCGTTACCATAAATTAGTTTTAATGGCTGACGCCGATGTGGATGGTTCTCATATCCGCACCTTGCTGCTGACTTTAATATACCGTTATTTCCCTAAGCTTCTGGAAGACGGCCATATTTATATCGCTCAGCCGCCTTTGTTTAAAATTAAGCGAGGTACCCGCGAAGAGTACATTCCGACCGAACAACACATGAATGATTTATTGCTGGACTTGGGCAGGGAAGACGCGATTTTTGAGCGGCTGAAGGACAAGCAGGTTTTTACTGATCGCCAGTTTTGCGAACTTCTGGGTTTATTGGTAGAACTTGAAAAACTGGGGAAAAATCTTGGCAAAAAGGGAGTGGACTTTGCAAAATATCTCAATTTTAGACACCAAAAGACCAAAAAACTGCCTATTTACAGGGTAAAAGTGGATGGTAAGGACCAATTTGTCTATTCGGATGAGGAATTAGCGAAATTGGTGGAAAAAGAAGGTAAGGAAATTGAATCTGACGTCTTGGAACTTTTTGAATCCCCGGATATTGAAGCGCTTTTGCTAAAAATTGAGAAGATCGGGCTGGACATTACGACTTTGCTTACCGAGGCTCCGCATCAGGTTAAAGAGGGCGCGAGTACGGAAGTGGCCAAGAAAGCCAAAGCTGTTTACCGGGTGAAGCACGAGAAGGAGCAGCATGATTTTTCGTCTCTTAGGGAAGTCTTGGGATTTATCAAGAACAACGCCACCAAAGGTATGCATATCCAGAGGTACAAGGGTTTGGGTGAAATGAACCCCATCCAGCTTTGGGAAACCACTATGGATCCCGAGAAAAGAACCATGTTAAAAGTTACCCTGGAAGACGCCGTGGAGGCCGATGAGATGTTTACGGTTTTAATGGGGGACCAGGTGGAGCCACGCCGGAAATTTATCGAAGACAACGCTCATCTGGTAAAAAACCTGGATATATAA
- the rpmH gene encoding 50S ribosomal protein L34 → MKKHIKTRSNIVAKRSQGFLSKAATKAGRKVLARRRRKGRKVLCL, encoded by the coding sequence ATGAAAAAACACATCAAGACGCGATCCAATATAGTGGCGAAACGCAGCCAGGGTTTTCTTAGCAAAGCGGCTACAAAGGCCGGAAGAAAGGTCCTGGCTCGTCGGAGACGAAAAGGAAGAAAAGTGCTTTGTCTTTAA
- the dnaN gene encoding DNA polymerase III subunit beta, whose product MRFKVSKDVLSRGIDTIQNIISAKATLPILSNFLLEAQKDTLRLTATDLNIGISCVIPVDIQEQGVITIPARRFSSIIKELSDNEVEVNTKKNNIVIIESKTCQFKIIGLPAEEFPKLPEFKDKEAIKIEQALLKHMLNQTGFAVSLDETRYILNGILFKISKDQLTLVATDGKRLAISKSKLTQPVNKEVSIIVPLKTIQELQRNLKEMGDVSLLIGPNQILFDFKDAVIISRLIEGEFPDYQQVIPPACENKIKINREQFLLAIRRASLLATPDYQAVKFEVFKEKLVISKSTPDVGESREEVPIEYQGKEIVIGFNPVYLIDVLKNLIGEKIDFEILGSEKPGVVRSEGYVYIVLPMRLS is encoded by the coding sequence ATGCGGTTTAAAGTGAGTAAGGATGTTCTGTCCAGAGGGATTGATACTATACAAAATATAATCAGCGCAAAAGCAACCTTACCTATATTATCAAACTTTTTACTGGAAGCGCAGAAAGATACTTTAAGGTTAACCGCCACAGATCTTAATATAGGAATAAGCTGTGTAATCCCTGTGGATATCCAGGAACAGGGGGTGATAACTATTCCTGCCAGGAGATTTAGCAGTATTATAAAGGAATTATCTGATAATGAAGTAGAGGTTAATACCAAAAAAAACAATATAGTGATTATTGAGAGTAAAACCTGTCAATTTAAAATAATTGGACTGCCGGCAGAGGAATTTCCAAAACTGCCGGAATTTAAAGATAAGGAAGCGATAAAAATAGAACAAGCGCTTTTAAAACATATGCTCAATCAGACCGGATTCGCGGTTTCTTTGGATGAAACAAGGTATATTTTAAATGGGATACTTTTTAAAATATCCAAAGATCAGCTAACTTTGGTGGCAACAGATGGGAAACGCCTGGCAATCAGTAAGAGTAAGCTTACCCAGCCGGTAAATAAAGAGGTGAGTATAATTGTTCCGTTAAAAACCATACAGGAATTACAAAGGAACCTTAAGGAGATGGGGGACGTGTCGCTTTTGATCGGGCCGAACCAGATTCTTTTTGATTTTAAAGACGCGGTAATCATCTCCAGGTTGATTGAAGGGGAATTCCCGGATTATCAGCAGGTGATCCCGCCGGCTTGCGAGAACAAGATAAAGATCAATAGGGAACAGTTTTTATTGGCTATCCGCCGGGCGTCGCTTTTGGCCACGCCGGATTATCAGGCGGTTAAATTCGAGGTGTTCAAGGAAAAATTGGTGATTTCAAAGTCCACCCCGGATGTGGGCGAATCCAGGGAGGAAGTGCCTATAGAATACCAGGGCAAAGAGATCGTGATCGGGTTTAATCCCGTGTACCTGATTGATGTGCTGAAAAACCTGATCGGCGAAAAAATCGACTTCGAAATATTAGGAAGCGAAAAACCGGGGGTTGTCCGCAGCGAGGGGTATGTTTATATCGTCTTGCCGATGCGGTTGAGTTAA
- a CDS encoding DUF721 domain-containing protein: MEPIKNSVLSLLSDLKAKKQGSGFLYPDGLLKRGFAKKELKHIKFGSVKNGILYITVDSPVWAYYLNMQKKRILTRLAAGPSGIKDVRFKIGDVGEGS; the protein is encoded by the coding sequence ATGGAACCGATAAAAAACTCTGTTTTATCCTTGCTGTCGGATTTAAAGGCCAAAAAACAGGGGTCCGGTTTTCTTTATCCCGACGGTCTGCTAAAGAGAGGCTTCGCTAAAAAAGAACTCAAGCATATCAAATTCGGTTCGGTTAAAAACGGGATCCTGTATATAACCGTGGATTCCCCGGTTTGGGCATATTATCTGAATATGCAGAAAAAAAGGATATTAACCCGGTTGGCGGCAGGGCCGTCCGGGATAAAGGATGTCCGGTTTAAAATAGGCGATGTCGGCGAAGGGAGTTAA